Proteins co-encoded in one Trueperella abortisuis genomic window:
- a CDS encoding energy-coupling factor transporter transmembrane component T family protein: MANSILGYIERTSPIHRLTGTAKLLIVIALIVAAAVTFDVRLLVALAAINIGMWVAARLKLRDMRVVITLIFVFMVLNNLLIYLFAPMYGTELFGTTHMIVDGPGRWDLTQEQLFYQSLVTLKYFAVLPAVLTFVGTTPPSEFAASLNKIGVPYRFAYAVALALRFIPDIQREFTTISLAQQARGLDISRKVPLTTRVRNVSRILIPLLLGTFDHIESIAAAMELRGFGREKKRTWISARNMLAGDWAVVALSGGVVAAAIALVQINGGRFWNPFM; encoded by the coding sequence GTGGCTAACTCGATCCTGGGCTACATTGAACGCACCAGCCCGATCCACCGCCTCACCGGCACCGCGAAGCTCCTCATCGTCATCGCGCTCATCGTGGCGGCAGCGGTGACGTTCGACGTGCGCCTGCTCGTGGCGCTGGCCGCCATCAATATCGGCATGTGGGTGGCGGCACGGCTCAAGTTGCGCGACATGCGGGTGGTCATCACCCTCATCTTCGTCTTCATGGTGCTCAACAACCTCCTCATCTACCTCTTTGCGCCCATGTACGGCACGGAGTTGTTCGGCACCACCCACATGATCGTCGACGGCCCTGGCCGATGGGATCTCACGCAGGAGCAACTCTTTTACCAGAGCCTTGTCACGCTGAAATACTTCGCGGTCCTGCCCGCGGTCCTCACCTTCGTGGGCACAACACCGCCGAGCGAGTTCGCAGCCTCGCTCAACAAGATCGGGGTCCCCTACCGCTTCGCCTATGCCGTTGCCCTCGCCCTGCGCTTTATCCCGGATATCCAACGAGAGTTCACCACCATATCCCTCGCCCAGCAGGCTCGCGGCCTCGACATTTCGCGCAAGGTTCCCCTGACCACGCGCGTACGAAACGTCTCGCGCATCCTTATTCCGCTCCTCCTCGGCACCTTCGACCACATCGAGTCCATCGCGGCCGCGATGGAGCTGCGCGGATTCGGGCGTGAGAAAAAGCGCACGTGGATCTCTGCGCGCAACATGTTGGCGGGTGACTGGGCGGTCGTGGCCCTCAGCGGCGGCGTCGTCGCCGCCGCGATCGCACTGGTTCAGATCAACGGCGGGCGTTTCTGGAATCCGTTTATGTAG